The genomic segment TAATTCCGAGTGTAAAAATTCTTATTGACAAAAAACCTTATTTCTCAGATTCTATTCGCGTTGAAGTTGCCAATGTAAAAGTCGATACTTTACAGCAAAAAATGTATGACATTAAAGATATTACCGGTGCAGATAGTGGTATTGGCGATTGGTGGAAATACATTTTGGCGTTAGTAATTATTCTGGCAATTGGCGCAGGAATTTATTGGTATGTAAAAAAACATCAGAAAAAGAAAATTGAAGAAGAAGTTTATAAGACACCAATTGAAAAAGCGACTAGTTTATTAAACAATTTAGAATCGAAAGAACTAGTTCAAAAAGGAGAAATTAAAGAATATTATAGTGAACTTACTGATATTGCCCGTAATTATATAGAAGAAGCAATTCACATTCCGGCAATGGAAAGTACAACTTCTGAATTAATTCAGGCAATACGAACAGCTTCTACTAAAAAGAAAATGACTTTAACTCCGGAAACTGTCGAAAATCTGGAGCGTGTTTTACGTCAGGCCGATTTGGTAAAATTTGCAAAATCGAAACCATTAGATTTTGAAATTACCGAAGACCGAAATAAAATCCAAAGAGTTATTTTAACCCTTGATAATGCAATCCCAACGGAAGTTTCTACAGAGGAAGAAGATCAATTATTAAACGAAGCACAAAGACAAAAACAAATTCAGCTTCAATTAAAAAAACAAAGAAATAAAAGAATCGGAATCGCTGTTGGTTCTGTTGCATTTCTATTGTTAGCTACCACAGCATTTTTTGTTGTAACAAAAGGTTTTACGTACGTAAAAGATAATATTATCGGTCATCCGTCTAAAGAATTATTAGAAGGAGAATGGGTAAAAAGTGAATACGGAAATCCGGGCGTAATAATTGAAACTCCAAAAGTTTTAAAACGTATGGATCCGCTGAAAGCACTTCCAAAAGAAACAATGGCGTTGATTAAAGAAATGCAGCTTTTTGCATACGGAAGTATGATTGATAATTTTTCTGTTGCCGTTTCGACTACTAAATTCAAAAATCCAACTGATATCGATTTATCAAAAGCATTGGAAGGAAGCTTAAAAGTAATTGAACTTCAAGGCGGACAGAATATTATTGTTAAACAAGAAGATTTTCAAACCAATCAGGGCATTCAGGGAATAAAAGGTTATGGAACAATGACAGTTATAAACCCGGCCAATAAAACAAGTTTAAAAGCATATTATGAAATTTTGCTTTTTAAACAAGATCAGGGATTACAGCAAATTATCATTTTGCATGAAGAAGGTGATACTTATGCCAACGAAATTACAACCCGAATTTTGAATTCTGTTGAACTTAAAAAAGCAAGTAACTAATGAATAATCAGATCACTTTTTTAAATCCGGAATTCTTTTGGTTGTTTCTTTTGATTCCAATTGCAATCGGTTGGTTTTTCTGGAAAAGAAACCAGCAGTCTGCAACGTTAAAAATGAGTTCAACAGTAGGTTTTAAAAACAGTCAGTCGCTGCTGACCAAATTAAAACCTTGTTTATATGTTTTTAGAATTATTGCTTTAAGTTGTTTAATTATTGCTTTGGCAAGACCAAGAACGGTTGACATCAGCAATCAGACTAAAACAACAAAAGGAATTGATATTGTAATGGCAATTGACGTTTCTGGAAGTATGCTGGCAAAAGATTTAAAGCCAAACCGTATGGAGGCTTTAAAAAGAGTGGCTGCGGATTTCGTTGGAGAACGTCCAAACGATAGAATTGGTTTGGTTTTATATGCTTCTGAAGCGTATACCAAAACGCCGGTTACGAGCGATAAACCGATTATTTTAGAAGCTATAAAAGGAATTCGATACGATACAGTTTTACAAGACGGAACCGGAATTGGAATGGGATTGGCAACAGCTGTAAATCGTTTAAAAGACAGTAAAGCAAAAAGCCGCGTTATTATTTTATTGACAGATGGTGTAAACAACGCTGGATTTATAGAACCTGAAACCGCTGCTGATATTGCAAAACAATACGGAATTAAAGTATATACAATTGGCCTTGGTACAAACGGAATGGCTGAATCACCATACGCTTATGCGCCAAATGGAGGTTTCTTATTTAAAATGCAGAAAGTGGAAATCGACGAAAGATTAATGAAAAGCATTGCCCGTAAAACAGATGGAACTTATTTTAGAGCAACAAGTAATGATAAATTAGCCGAAATATACAATTCGATTAACAAATTAGAAACAACCGAAATTCAGGAATTAAAATTCTACGATTACGACGAAAAATACAGAATTTTTGTTTTAGCCGCTGCATTTTTATTACTGCTTGAAGTTGGTTTAAGAAATACAGTTTACAGAAGCTTCATTTAATTTTAGATTAAAAAAATCTAAAATCTAAATTCAGAAATCTAAAATTTAAAATGGAATTAGACGAAAAAAAATATTTATATCTCTTACTATTACTCCCAATTGTGGTGTGCATTTTTCTTTTCAATATGTATTGGAAAAGGAAAAAACAACGTGAATTTGGTGATTTAGAAATGGTGAAAAAACTAAGTCCGGACAGGTCTGTTTTTAAACCCGTTTTAAAATTATCAATTTTACTTTTAGCTCTTGCCTGTATAATTATCGGGTTAGTAAATCCGAAAATTGGAACCAAAATGGAAACTGTAAAACGTGAAGGTATTGATATTGTTTTTGCCGTAGACGTTTCTAAAAGTATGCTTGCCGAAGATGTGGCACCAAGCCGTTTAGACAAAAGTAAACAGCTGGTTTCGCAAATTATAAATTCTTTAGGAAGCGACAGAATTGGTATTGTGGCTTATGCAGGAAGTGCTTTCCCGGTTTTGCCCATCACATCAGATTACAGCGTTGCTAAAATGTTTCTGCAGAGTATGAGTCCGGATATGGTTTCTTCTCAGGGAACTTCTTTAGACGAAGCTATAAGACTTTCTTCAACTTATTTTGATGAAAAAAGTAAAACAAGTAAACTCTTAATTCTGATTTCTGATGGAGAAGATCATTCTGAAGGAGCAGCCGCTGCTGCCGAAGAAGCAAACAAAATTGGCATGAAAATCGTCACGATTGGAGTTGGAACCGAAAGAGGAGGAACAATTCCTTTAAAAGAAAACGGCATCGTAAAGAGTTATCAAAAAGATCAAAACGGGCAAACTGTTATTACAAAATTAAATCAGGAAGGACTTAAGAGTATTGCAAAGGCAACAAAAGGAGATTATGTTTATGGAGGAAATACTAAAGAAGTTTTAGAATTTATTAAAAACACTTTAAACAAAATCCAGAAAACAGAATTTGAGTCGACACAAATGGCCGATTATCAATCTCAGTTTCAATGGTTCATCGGGTTTGGATTTGTATTATTATTTGTAGATATTTTCCTTTTAGAAAGAAAAACAAACTGGATTAAAGAGTTGAATTTATTCAACGAAAAAAAATAAAGATTCCGCTTTAAACACGGAAAAAAAATAAAAAAATTAGAATGAAAAATTTACTTCTTTATATTTTACTAACGCTTCCTTTTGCAGTTGCTGCACAGGAAAAAGACAAGACATTGCCTGATGCCAATGAAGAATATAAGCAGAATAAATTTTCTGAGGCTGAAGCTAATTATAGAATTTCGGCATCAAAATTTTCAAAACGTGCTGCCGGATCTTATAATCTTGGAAACTCGATTTACAGACAAAATCAGCCTTCTGAAGCTAAGTACGCTTATGCAAATGCTATAAAAGCAGCTAAAACACGTCCGGAAAAACACAAAGCCTATCATAATCTTGGTAACGTTTTTATGAAAGAGAAAGATTATACGCAGGCAGTTGAAGCTTATAAAGAAGCATTACGCAACGATCCAACTGATGATGAAACGCGTTACAATTATGCGTATGCTAAACAGAAACTAAAAGAAAATCCTCCTAAAAACGATAAAAACAAAGACAAGAATAAGGATAAGGACAAAGACAAGGATAAAAACAAAGATAAAAATAAGGACAAGGACCAAAATAAAGATAAGGACAAAGACAAGGATAAAAAAGACGATAAAGGCGATAAAGACAAAGATAAAAAGGATGGCAAAAATGATCCGAAGAAAGACGACAACTCTGATAATAAAGGAGAGCCAAAACCTATGCCTGGCGGAATTTCAAAAGAACGTGTTCAGAACTTGTTAGATGCTGTAAACAATGAAGAAAAGAAAATTCAAGATAAAGTAAACGCTCAAAAAATAAAACCTAATCCTAAAAAACCGGAGAAAGACTGGTAAAATAAGTTTAATCGTTTAACCGTTTATTTGTTTAATGGGTTTCATAATCCAGACAAATAATAGTTAAACGATTAACGGTTCAACAAATAAACGATTAAACGCTTAAATGAAAAGATATTTAATTCTATTACTATTCACTTTTCAAGGACTTATGGCTCAGGTTCAGTTTGAAGCCAGAGTCAGCAAAAATACGCTTGGACTTAACGAAAGACTCCGCATTGATTTTATAATGAATGTTGACGGAGATAATTTTGATCAGCCTGCATTTGAAGGCTTTAAACTTGTTGCAGGGCCAAGCCAGCAAATAAGCCAGTCTTGGGTAAATGGCCGAAGTTCTTTTCAAAAAATATACTCTTATATTTTACAGCCGGAGAAAAAAGGAACTGTTATTATTAAACAGGCGGCGATAGAATATAATGGGCAGATTTATAAAACATCTCCAATAAAAGTTACCGTTACTAATGCCGTTGCTCAGGAAAGAGATCCTAACGATCCGAGACAGCAAGGCGGAGCCGGAAACTATGGCGATCAATTGCTGCAGCTCGTTGCCGAAGTTTCTAAAACAACGCCGTACTTAAATGAACCAATTACGGTTGTTTACAAATTATACTTTAACGAAATCGGAGTTACCGGATTTAGAGAACTTGCTAAACCAAAATATAATGATTTCTGGAATCAAAATATCGACATCAAACAATTGGTCATGGAAGAGGGTAACTACCAGGGTCAAAGATGTCATTATGTAGTATTAAAGAAAACTATTTTATATCCACAGAAATCAGGCCGATTAACAATTGAACCTCTTTCATTAGATATTGGGGTACAATTGCCAACAAATCGTCGTGATATGTTTGGCCAAATGATTATTGCCGAAGACAATAAAGTGGTTACAACCGGCGCCAGAACTATTAGCGTAAGGCCGCTTCCTGAAACAGGAAAACCAGAAGGATTTACAGGTGCAGTTGGTAACTTCAATTTTACTGTTACACCATCCCGAACAACCTTAAAAAGTGGTGAAGGTTTAGACTTAATCGTGAGCGCTGCAGGTACAGGAAACATGAAATTATTCACACTTCCAAAACCTGTTGTACCAAATGCATTAGAGATGTATGATCCTGTTCACGATGAAAAAGTTACAACCTCATTGTCAGGAATGTCAGGAAAAATCTCAGATAAGTACACCATTATTCCACAGTACAAAGGAAAATATGCTATAAAACCAATGACGTTCTCTTATTTTGATTTGAGTACAGGCACTTATAAAACAATCACTTCTCGTGAAATTATGATTGATGTTTTAGACGGTCCAACTTTGGCTGAGGCAAATCCTTCGACAGCGGCTAAAAATGTAATTACAAAAGCTGAACAGTTTAAATATATTAAATCAAAAACAACTTTAGCAAGCATCGCTAAAGATGATTTTTACGGTTCTAATTTATATTATGCTTTATTATTCTTCCCTTTTGCCATTATTCCGATTATAATTTTGGCTAAGAAGAAAAAAGAAGCGATTGACAGTGATGTAACCGGAAACAGAATCAGAATGAACAATAAGCTGGCGAAGAAATATTTATCGCAGGCTAAAAAACAGCTTAATAATAAAGAGGCATTTTATATTGCTCTTGAAAAAGCTATGCATAATTTCCTAAAAGCAAAACTGCATATCGAAACTTCTGAAATGAGTAAAGATAATATTCGTGAACTGCTGTTATCCAGAAATTCAAATCCTGAAACGGTTCAGAATTTTATCAACTTAACCGAAAACTGCGAATTTGCACGTTACGCCCCGGCATCAAGTGCTTCG from the Flavobacterium sp. genome contains:
- a CDS encoding VWA domain-containing protein — encoded protein: MNNQITFLNPEFFWLFLLIPIAIGWFFWKRNQQSATLKMSSTVGFKNSQSLLTKLKPCLYVFRIIALSCLIIALARPRTVDISNQTKTTKGIDIVMAIDVSGSMLAKDLKPNRMEALKRVAADFVGERPNDRIGLVLYASEAYTKTPVTSDKPIILEAIKGIRYDTVLQDGTGIGMGLATAVNRLKDSKAKSRVIILLTDGVNNAGFIEPETAADIAKQYGIKVYTIGLGTNGMAESPYAYAPNGGFLFKMQKVEIDERLMKSIARKTDGTYFRATSNDKLAEIYNSINKLETTEIQELKFYDYDEKYRIFVLAAAFLLLLEVGLRNTVYRSFI
- a CDS encoding VWA domain-containing protein encodes the protein MELDEKKYLYLLLLLPIVVCIFLFNMYWKRKKQREFGDLEMVKKLSPDRSVFKPVLKLSILLLALACIIIGLVNPKIGTKMETVKREGIDIVFAVDVSKSMLAEDVAPSRLDKSKQLVSQIINSLGSDRIGIVAYAGSAFPVLPITSDYSVAKMFLQSMSPDMVSSQGTSLDEAIRLSSTYFDEKSKTSKLLILISDGEDHSEGAAAAAEEANKIGMKIVTIGVGTERGGTIPLKENGIVKSYQKDQNGQTVITKLNQEGLKSIAKATKGDYVYGGNTKEVLEFIKNTLNKIQKTEFESTQMADYQSQFQWFIGFGFVLLFVDIFLLERKTNWIKELNLFNEKK
- a CDS encoding tetratricopeptide repeat protein, yielding MKNLLLYILLTLPFAVAAQEKDKTLPDANEEYKQNKFSEAEANYRISASKFSKRAAGSYNLGNSIYRQNQPSEAKYAYANAIKAAKTRPEKHKAYHNLGNVFMKEKDYTQAVEAYKEALRNDPTDDETRYNYAYAKQKLKENPPKNDKNKDKNKDKDKDKDKNKDKNKDKDQNKDKDKDKDKKDDKGDKDKDKKDGKNDPKKDDNSDNKGEPKPMPGGISKERVQNLLDAVNNEEKKIQDKVNAQKIKPNPKKPEKDW
- a CDS encoding BatD family protein; translation: MKRYLILLLFTFQGLMAQVQFEARVSKNTLGLNERLRIDFIMNVDGDNFDQPAFEGFKLVAGPSQQISQSWVNGRSSFQKIYSYILQPEKKGTVIIKQAAIEYNGQIYKTSPIKVTVTNAVAQERDPNDPRQQGGAGNYGDQLLQLVAEVSKTTPYLNEPITVVYKLYFNEIGVTGFRELAKPKYNDFWNQNIDIKQLVMEEGNYQGQRCHYVVLKKTILYPQKSGRLTIEPLSLDIGVQLPTNRRDMFGQMIIAEDNKVVTTGARTISVRPLPETGKPEGFTGAVGNFNFTVTPSRTTLKSGEGLDLIVSAAGTGNMKLFTLPKPVVPNALEMYDPVHDEKVTTSLSGMSGKISDKYTIIPQYKGKYAIKPMTFSYFDLSTGTYKTITSREIMIDVLDGPTLAEANPSTAAKNVITKAEQFKYIKSKTTLASIAKDDFYGSNLYYALLFFPFAIIPIIILAKKKKEAIDSDVTGNRIRMNNKLAKKYLSQAKKQLNNKEAFYIALEKAMHNFLKAKLHIETSEMSKDNIRELLLSRNSNPETVQNFINLTENCEFARYAPASSASIQQDYDKAVLIISELEKQIV